One stretch of Pseudomonas azotoformans DNA includes these proteins:
- a CDS encoding lipase family protein: MKMNARKQAFFSDSKPACSWRGHWVSFCLVDELGFGTAYGGLPYTVHDSAGQQYKGRLNGEGFAKLANIYCGPVILVFDDPYSGTELLYQRLMSRQTYKLPITELQIRAEQTRFSASDGLRTESNPAQLKADRFYQVEVRDLVRHVAHLPPIAQRTHQPRRHALKMLADLGFGPPQSMLVGIVLFPNHHTALEVRPLRALRPLFSSEDSFCALNLYQLALMATLSYCNFGQEPAQAPTEEVRFPFDPSVGHLFAEKLSGFHEAWRVDAEQQQRFYPVYEDVPYSRRFEILPFDPELYPQNHPERAEEQEHPARLHFFDDEKFGTDTQAFITHHEEVILIAVRGTASAADGLRDANAHQVAFLEGVGKAHEGFYQAYQAMRNFILSYLRQFHTNQRIIICGHSLGGAIALLLAEGLRRSPEGNYNILLYTYGAPRAADSEFTAGASTLVHHRIVNHNDPVPSVPAPWMNTTAKLWVPGAVTLFSAPAPGGLLFAAGLVRFGGNPYEHHGEQHHFMPITLPDGTHSSVLWQPGCESIQEAGCNRALQLHGDMPERDNLLKQLFQASQHFMTASYIPAAWATLRRWQQTQESNGPLVTPREFELLDHALEAMRQQLRNKRRELARLRAANDRGYEHNEALNAEIDRLHTSRERLATLRWRRLEARDVYGSHAHGAHLASSLKRWFSHRENRELSQVARIPPALDNDRGRVHTLDIDSIV, translated from the coding sequence ATGAAGATGAATGCACGGAAGCAGGCTTTTTTCAGTGACAGCAAGCCGGCTTGCTCATGGCGAGGGCATTGGGTGAGTTTTTGTCTGGTCGATGAACTCGGCTTTGGGACGGCGTACGGTGGATTGCCTTACACAGTCCATGACAGTGCAGGGCAACAGTACAAGGGCAGGCTGAATGGAGAGGGCTTTGCCAAGTTAGCCAATATTTACTGCGGTCCTGTAATCCTCGTTTTTGACGATCCGTATTCAGGAACAGAACTGTTGTATCAGAGGCTGATGTCGCGCCAGACTTATAAACTTCCAATCACCGAGCTTCAGATTCGTGCTGAGCAAACCCGATTTTCTGCCTCGGATGGTCTGCGGACTGAAAGCAACCCCGCCCAGTTGAAAGCTGACCGTTTTTATCAGGTTGAAGTCCGTGATCTGGTTCGCCATGTCGCCCACTTGCCTCCGATTGCCCAGCGCACTCATCAACCTCGACGACACGCATTGAAAATGCTGGCCGACCTAGGATTTGGGCCGCCCCAATCGATGCTGGTGGGGATCGTGTTGTTTCCCAACCACCATACCGCGCTGGAGGTTCGGCCGCTGCGAGCCTTGCGCCCGTTGTTTTCCAGCGAAGACAGCTTTTGTGCCTTGAACCTCTATCAATTGGCATTGATGGCAACCTTGAGCTACTGCAATTTCGGGCAAGAACCCGCTCAAGCACCGACTGAGGAGGTTCGATTTCCTTTCGATCCGAGTGTCGGCCATCTATTCGCTGAAAAACTCTCGGGTTTCCACGAGGCATGGCGGGTTGATGCCGAGCAGCAGCAACGCTTCTATCCCGTCTATGAAGACGTCCCTTACTCCCGGCGATTCGAGATCCTGCCCTTCGATCCTGAGTTGTACCCTCAGAACCATCCTGAGCGGGCAGAAGAACAAGAACATCCTGCGCGGTTGCATTTTTTCGACGACGAAAAATTTGGCACTGATACCCAGGCGTTCATCACTCATCACGAAGAGGTGATTCTGATTGCGGTGCGCGGAACAGCCAGCGCTGCTGACGGGCTACGGGACGCTAATGCTCATCAAGTGGCTTTTTTGGAGGGCGTTGGCAAGGCGCACGAAGGTTTCTATCAAGCCTATCAGGCAATGCGCAACTTCATACTCAGTTACCTCAGACAATTTCACACCAACCAACGAATAATCATCTGCGGCCACAGCCTGGGCGGTGCAATTGCCTTGCTCTTGGCAGAAGGCCTGCGTCGGTCGCCGGAGGGCAACTACAACATCCTCCTCTACACCTACGGCGCCCCCCGCGCCGCCGATTCCGAGTTCACCGCGGGCGCCTCCACCCTGGTCCACCACCGTATCGTCAACCACAACGACCCTGTCCCCAGCGTCCCGGCCCCATGGATGAACACCACCGCCAAGCTCTGGGTCCCAGGCGCCGTCACGCTGTTCAGCGCTCCCGCGCCGGGTGGATTGCTGTTCGCTGCCGGCCTGGTACGTTTCGGTGGCAATCCCTACGAGCACCATGGTGAACAACACCATTTCATGCCGATCACACTCCCGGATGGCACCCATTCTTCAGTGTTGTGGCAACCCGGCTGCGAGTCCATCCAGGAGGCCGGTTGCAACCGGGCGCTGCAACTCCACGGTGACATGCCTGAACGTGACAACCTGCTCAAACAGCTGTTCCAGGCCAGCCAGCACTTTATGACCGCCAGCTACATCCCGGCCGCCTGGGCAACACTCCGGCGCTGGCAACAAACCCAGGAAAGCAACGGGCCCTTGGTAACGCCGAGGGAGTTCGAACTGCTCGACCACGCGCTCGAGGCCATGCGCCAGCAGTTGCGCAATAAGCGTCGGGAACTGGCCCGTCTAAGGGCCGCCAACGACCGGGGTTATGAGCACAACGAAGCCTTGAACGCCGAAATCGACCGTTTGCACACCAGTCGCGAGCGCCTTGCAACCCTGCGTTGGCGCCGTCTGGAAGCCCGTGATGTCTATGGCAGTCACGCCCACGGCGCCCACTTGGCATCGAGCCTCAAGCGCTGGTTCAGCCACCGTGAAAATCGCGAGTTGTCGCAGGTCGCCCGTATCCCTCCCGCTCTGGATAACGACAGGGGGAGGGTGCATACGCTGGACATCGACTCGATCGTCTGA
- the codA gene encoding cytosine deaminase gives MHIINARLRNREGLHDLHLEHGRIASITAQSTVPALGTGDLDAAGNLVIPPFVEPHIHLDATLTAGEPRWNMSGTLFEGIECWGERKATITQEDTKTRAKKTIQALAAHGIQHVRTHVDVTDPDLTALKAMLEVREESAYLIDLQIVAFPQEGIESYRNGRELMEEAIRLGADVIGGIPHFEYTRDQGVSSVKFLMDLAERTGCLVDVHCDETDDPHSRFLEVLAEEARSRDMGARVTASHTTAMGSYDNAYCAKLFRLLGHSGISFVSCPTESIHLQGRFDSFPKRRGVTRVNELLEAGMNVCFGQDSIVDPWYPLGNGNILRVLEAGLHICHMLGYRNLQSALDLVTDNSAKAMALGDRYGLEPGRPANLLILSADSDYEVIRSQGLPLYSIRNGKVLMTRRPAQVEFA, from the coding sequence ATGCACATCATCAACGCCCGCCTGCGCAACCGTGAAGGCCTGCATGATCTGCACCTGGAACATGGCCGGATCGCCAGTATCACCGCGCAATCAACAGTACCGGCCTTGGGCACGGGAGACCTGGATGCCGCCGGCAACCTGGTAATCCCGCCCTTCGTCGAACCGCATATCCACCTCGACGCTACGCTGACCGCTGGCGAACCGCGCTGGAACATGAGCGGCACCCTGTTCGAAGGCATCGAGTGCTGGGGCGAGCGCAAGGCCACCATCACCCAGGAAGACACCAAGACCCGTGCCAAGAAGACGATACAGGCCCTGGCTGCCCACGGTATCCAGCATGTGCGCACCCACGTTGACGTCACCGACCCGGACCTCACCGCGCTCAAGGCCATGCTGGAAGTCCGCGAGGAAAGCGCGTACCTGATCGACCTGCAGATCGTCGCGTTCCCCCAGGAAGGCATCGAGTCGTACCGCAACGGCCGCGAACTGATGGAAGAAGCCATCCGCCTGGGCGCCGATGTGATCGGCGGCATCCCCCACTTTGAATACACCCGCGACCAGGGCGTGAGTTCGGTGAAGTTCCTGATGGACCTGGCCGAACGTACCGGCTGCCTGGTGGACGTGCACTGCGACGAAACCGACGACCCGCACTCGCGCTTCCTCGAAGTGCTGGCCGAAGAAGCCCGCAGCCGCGACATGGGCGCCCGCGTCACCGCCAGCCACACCACCGCCATGGGCTCCTACGACAATGCCTACTGCGCCAAGCTGTTTCGCCTGTTAGGGCATTCCGGTATCAGCTTTGTCTCCTGCCCCACCGAGAGCATTCACCTGCAAGGTCGCTTTGACAGTTTCCCGAAACGCCGTGGTGTCACTCGGGTCAATGAGCTGCTCGAAGCCGGCATGAATGTATGCTTCGGTCAGGACTCCATCGTCGATCCCTGGTACCCCTTGGGCAACGGCAACATCCTGCGGGTGCTCGAAGCCGGTTTGCACATCTGCCACATGCTCGGCTACCGCAACCTGCAAAGCGCCCTCGACCTGGTCACCGACAACAGCGCCAAGGCCATGGCCCTGGGTGACCGATACGGCCTGGAACCGGGACGCCCGGCCAACCTGTTGATCCTCTCGGCGGACAGTGACTACGAGGTCATCCGCAGCCAGGGCCTGCCGCTGTACTCGATCCGTAACGGCAAGGTGTTGATGACGCGCCGGCCAGCCCAGGTGGAGTTTGCGTAG
- a CDS encoding PucR family transcriptional regulator produces the protein MSLTIADVLALPGLESMCLRAGAAGLENAVRWPYVAENSGIAEWVLGGELVFVTGINHPRDANNLMQLLEEACERQVAGLVILTGPAYIQAIPQRLLEAAEAAGMPLIEQPYSLKMVLVTQAIGSALIQSEQLGRSRHDVLERLLTGDYQSLDLLLHRGGQLGLSLAGHWQVVQLQLEGSELLFAQGNAASVEAQLARQHDAINRRLRQVSAGLPVLGRAGQWTLLLPAPDAVAALANRQQLVNWLNPLNLRLAPLKLFIGLSAAAHPPARLAQAQDEARQALAAARRFSERAGLCVYDELGVLKLLSGVRDRALLDQFLNERLGPLLRHDAQHGPNLMPSLEAWFHENGNLVAAAQRLAVHRNTLTHRVQRIEALCGLTLDNSYDRLDIGIALMIWRLSA, from the coding sequence ATGAGCCTGACCATCGCCGATGTGCTGGCCCTGCCGGGCCTGGAATCCATGTGCCTGCGCGCCGGCGCGGCCGGCCTGGAGAACGCCGTACGCTGGCCCTACGTGGCGGAAAACAGCGGGATTGCCGAGTGGGTGTTGGGCGGCGAACTGGTATTCGTCACCGGGATCAATCACCCGCGCGACGCAAACAACTTGATGCAACTGCTGGAGGAAGCCTGCGAGCGTCAGGTGGCAGGGTTGGTGATCCTCACGGGGCCGGCGTATATCCAGGCGATTCCCCAACGCTTGCTGGAGGCCGCCGAAGCCGCCGGCATGCCGCTGATCGAACAGCCCTACTCGCTGAAAATGGTGCTGGTGACCCAGGCCATTGGCTCGGCGCTGATCCAGTCCGAGCAGTTGGGTCGCTCGCGGCACGATGTGCTGGAGCGTTTGCTGACTGGCGATTACCAGTCCCTGGACCTGCTGCTGCACCGTGGCGGACAGTTGGGCCTGTCGTTGGCCGGGCATTGGCAGGTGGTGCAACTGCAGTTGGAAGGCAGTGAGTTGCTGTTTGCCCAAGGCAACGCGGCGTCGGTCGAGGCGCAACTGGCCCGGCAACATGACGCTATCAACCGGCGCTTGCGTCAGGTGTCGGCGGGGTTGCCGGTACTTGGACGGGCCGGCCAATGGACGCTGCTGCTGCCGGCCCCGGATGCTGTCGCCGCCTTGGCCAACCGCCAGCAACTGGTCAACTGGCTCAACCCGCTGAACCTGCGCCTGGCGCCGCTCAAATTGTTTATCGGCCTCAGCGCCGCCGCGCACCCACCGGCGCGCCTGGCCCAGGCGCAGGATGAAGCACGCCAGGCACTGGCGGCCGCGCGGCGTTTCAGCGAGCGCGCCGGGCTGTGCGTGTACGACGAATTGGGCGTACTCAAGCTGCTCAGTGGCGTGCGTGATCGCGCCCTGCTCGATCAATTCCTCAATGAACGCCTCGGCCCCTTGCTGCGCCACGACGCGCAGCATGGCCCCAACCTGATGCCGAGCCTGGAAGCCTGGTTTCACGAGAATGGTAACCTGGTGGCCGCCGCCCAGCGGCTGGCCGTGCACCGCAACACCCTGACGCACCGCGTCCAGCGCATCGAAGCCCTGTGCGGGCTGACGCTGGATAATTCATATGATCGCCTGGACATCGGCATTGCGCTGATGATCTGGCGACTGTCCGCCTGA
- the codB gene encoding cytosine permease, whose amino-acid sequence MTQQEPGNDYPLSEVPMHARKGLASTAMVLLGFTFFTATMFAGGKLGVAFSFTDMLGVVALGNLLLGIYAAGLGYIAFKSGLNSVLMGRFCFGEVGSKLSDLILGFTQIGWYAWGTATAAVVLGKYFELSQGSVLALMVVFGLVFCATAYIGYRGLEILSYIAVPAMGILLFLSMWVATVKVGGLDGLLAVVPTGELDLSTAITLVFGTFVSGATQATNWTRFSRSARVAVLASLIGFFVGNGLMVLIGAYGAIVYQQPDVVEVLLLQGFAMAAMAMLLLNIWSTQDNTIYNFAVAGCNLLRTQRRKTVTLAGAVIGTLLALLGMYDMLVPYLILLGTVIPPIGGVIMADFFYRYRGHYPRLADTRLPAFNWPGLLAYAVGTVLAFNSPWVAPLVGIVAASLTYIALTAVLRVRSPLADAQA is encoded by the coding sequence ATGACGCAGCAAGAACCGGGCAACGATTACCCCCTTAGCGAAGTCCCGATGCATGCACGCAAAGGCCTGGCGTCGACCGCCATGGTGCTGTTGGGCTTTACGTTTTTTACCGCGACCATGTTTGCCGGCGGCAAGCTGGGGGTGGCGTTCAGTTTCACCGACATGCTCGGCGTCGTGGCCCTGGGTAACCTGCTGTTGGGTATCTACGCCGCAGGCCTGGGTTACATCGCCTTCAAGAGCGGGCTGAACTCGGTGTTGATGGGGCGTTTTTGCTTTGGCGAAGTGGGCAGCAAGCTCAGTGATTTAATCCTCGGCTTCACCCAGATCGGCTGGTACGCCTGGGGCACAGCCACCGCCGCAGTGGTGCTGGGCAAGTATTTCGAACTCAGCCAGGGCAGCGTGCTGGCGTTGATGGTGGTATTTGGCCTGGTGTTCTGTGCCACGGCGTACATTGGTTATCGCGGGCTGGAGATTCTGTCCTACATCGCGGTTCCGGCCATGGGCATCCTGCTGTTTCTGTCGATGTGGGTGGCCACGGTGAAAGTCGGCGGCCTGGATGGGCTGCTCGCGGTGGTGCCCACCGGTGAGTTGGACTTGTCCACGGCAATCACCCTGGTGTTCGGCACCTTTGTCAGCGGCGCGACCCAGGCCACCAACTGGACACGCTTTTCGCGCTCGGCCAGGGTGGCGGTGCTGGCTAGCCTGATCGGTTTTTTTGTCGGCAATGGCTTGATGGTGCTGATCGGCGCCTACGGCGCCATCGTCTATCAACAACCGGACGTGGTCGAAGTGTTGCTGCTGCAAGGTTTTGCCATGGCGGCGATGGCCATGTTGCTGCTCAATATCTGGAGCACCCAGGACAACACCATCTACAACTTCGCCGTGGCCGGCTGCAACCTGCTGCGCACCCAACGCCGCAAGACCGTGACCCTGGCCGGTGCGGTGATCGGCACCCTGCTGGCGTTGCTGGGTATGTACGACATGCTGGTGCCATACCTGATTCTGCTGGGCACGGTGATCCCGCCGATTGGCGGGGTGATCATGGCGGACTTCTTCTACCGCTATCGCGGCCACTATCCACGCCTGGCCGATACACGCCTGCCAGCATTCAACTGGCCAGGGCTGCTGGCCTATGCGGTGGGCACCGTGCTGGCGTTCAACTCGCCGTGGGTCGCGCCGTTGGTGGGTATCGTTGCTGCGTCGTTGACCTACATCGCGCTCACCGCCGTGCTACGCGTGCGGTCACCCTTGGCTGACGCCCAGGCATGA
- a CDS encoding NUDIX hydrolase — translation MENTWLAQAKRLQALASTGLHFCTDDFERERLEEIAEIAHSMLAQLGNVPLERITGLVSDFAQRYSTPMIDVRGAVIEGDRILLVRELTDGCWALPGGYADIGLSAAENIVKEIREEAGLTVTARALYSVTHKAKGLYRPDVRDFYKLYFLCEPVDQSAPMAGFETTEVGFFRLDELPPLSRGRTIESDLEAAFAFHRGETTHTLFD, via the coding sequence ATGGAAAACACCTGGCTTGCCCAGGCCAAACGCTTGCAGGCATTGGCCTCCACGGGCCTGCACTTCTGCACCGATGATTTCGAGCGTGAACGCCTGGAGGAAATTGCCGAGATTGCCCACAGCATGCTTGCGCAACTGGGCAATGTGCCCCTGGAACGTATCACCGGGTTGGTCAGCGACTTTGCTCAGCGGTACTCGACGCCGATGATCGACGTGCGCGGCGCGGTCATCGAAGGTGACCGGATTCTGCTGGTGCGTGAGTTGACCGATGGCTGCTGGGCGTTGCCGGGCGGTTATGCCGACATCGGTTTGTCGGCGGCGGAAAACATCGTCAAGGAAATTCGCGAGGAAGCCGGGCTGACGGTGACGGCGCGGGCGTTGTACAGCGTCACGCACAAGGCCAAGGGCTTGTATCGGCCGGACGTGCGGGACTTCTACAAGCTGTACTTCCTGTGCGAGCCAGTGGATCAGTCGGCACCGATGGCAGGCTTCGAGACCACCGAAGTGGGGTTTTTCCGCCTGGATGAGCTGCCACCGCTGTCCCGCGGGCGCACCATCGAAAGTGATCTGGAGGCGGCCTTTGCCTTCCATCGCGGCGAGACCACCCACACGCTGTTCGACTGA
- a CDS encoding GNAT family N-acetyltransferase, which translates to MMRPATSHDVAAIEAIVQAAYSPYIARIGRKPGPMLEDYPQLVQAGGVHVLENAGQVQGFIILLPTDGAILLDNLAVAPEAQGLGFGRLLMDFAEQQALDAGFAAIRLYTNEAMTENITLYTRRGYVETHRAEAHGLRRVYMTKHLQE; encoded by the coding sequence ATGATGCGCCCCGCTACCAGTCATGATGTTGCTGCCATCGAGGCCATCGTCCAGGCAGCCTACTCGCCGTATATCGCGCGGATCGGCCGCAAGCCCGGGCCGATGCTGGAGGACTATCCCCAGTTGGTGCAAGCCGGTGGCGTGCATGTGCTGGAGAATGCCGGCCAGGTTCAGGGGTTCATTATCCTGCTGCCTACCGACGGCGCGATATTGCTGGACAACCTGGCCGTCGCCCCGGAGGCCCAGGGCCTGGGTTTCGGACGATTGCTGATGGACTTCGCCGAACAACAGGCGCTCGACGCAGGCTTCGCCGCCATCCGCCTGTACACCAACGAAGCCATGACCGAGAACATCACGCTGTACACCCGGCGTGGCTATGTCGAGACCCACCGCGCCGAAGCACACGGCCTGCGTCGGGTGTACATGACCAAGCATTTGCAGGAGTAA
- a CDS encoding helix-turn-helix transcriptional regulator, translated as MNNLMRQLRSELGWSQADLAERLGVSRQTVNAIETGRYDPSLPLAFKIAKVFGRPIEGIFEAPAE; from the coding sequence ATGAATAACCTGATGCGCCAGTTGCGTTCGGAACTGGGATGGTCCCAGGCCGACCTCGCCGAGCGCCTGGGTGTGTCGCGCCAGACCGTCAACGCCATCGAGACCGGCCGCTACGATCCGAGCTTGCCCTTGGCGTTCAAGATCGCCAAGGTGTTCGGGCGGCCTATAGAAGGCATCTTCGAAGCGCCAGCAGAGTGA
- the queD gene encoding 6-carboxytetrahydropterin synthase QueD produces MEIFKEFTFESAHRLPHVPEGHKCGRLHGHSFKVAIHLSGDLDPHTGWIRDFSEIKAIFKPLYERLDHNYLNDIPGLENPTSEVLAKWIWNELKPLLPELSAIRIHETCTSGCIYRGE; encoded by the coding sequence GTGGAAATCTTCAAGGAATTTACATTCGAATCCGCCCACCGCCTGCCCCACGTACCGGAAGGCCACAAATGCGGGCGCCTGCATGGGCATTCGTTCAAGGTGGCGATCCACCTCAGCGGCGACCTGGATCCCCATACCGGCTGGATTCGCGACTTCTCGGAGATCAAGGCGATTTTCAAGCCACTCTACGAACGCCTCGACCACAACTACCTCAATGACATCCCCGGCCTGGAAAACCCCACCAGCGAAGTACTGGCCAAGTGGATCTGGAATGAGCTGAAACCCCTGCTGCCTGAGCTCAGTGCGATTCGTATCCACGAGACCTGCACCAGCGGTTGCATCTATCGCGGCGAGTAA
- a CDS encoding patatin-like phospholipase domain-containing protein: MTAIHIKFPALTLKAGKRAFARIREQGLTPAEVGILPGAAGGPKALGIQGLDLALFGDWLPRAPRERALIGASIGSWRFASACLPDPVQGLLDLGRLYNEQRFAKGVTMAEVSQSCQRMLDDLLAGRDARVLDNPDYRLNIMVVKSHGLLADDHRGRLGLGLSSVIADNLRSRARLSRHFERLIIHDPRQAPPVHALKDFPSRFLPLELGNLRQALLASGSIPMVMQGVRDLPGAGAGTYRDGGLLDYHLDLPYHGDDIVLYPHFTDRVIPGWFDKGLPWRRSNQQGLQDVLLLAPSRDYLARLPHGKLPDRSDFKRFMGDDAGRNKYWQTAMSESRRLGDEFLELADNGRLGERLQVL; encoded by the coding sequence ATGACAGCCATCCACATCAAGTTTCCCGCCCTGACCCTCAAGGCCGGCAAACGCGCCTTTGCGCGCATTCGTGAACAAGGCCTCACGCCTGCCGAGGTGGGCATCCTGCCCGGCGCAGCCGGCGGCCCGAAGGCACTCGGCATCCAGGGCCTGGACCTGGCGCTGTTCGGCGACTGGCTGCCTCGTGCGCCACGGGAACGCGCACTGATCGGTGCCTCCATCGGCTCCTGGCGGTTCGCCAGCGCGTGCCTGCCCGACCCGGTGCAAGGCCTGCTGGACCTCGGCCGCCTGTACAACGAACAGCGCTTTGCCAAAGGCGTGACCATGGCCGAAGTCAGCCAGAGCTGCCAACGCATGCTCGACGACTTGCTCGCCGGCCGCGATGCACGGGTGCTGGACAACCCGGATTACCGCCTCAACATCATGGTGGTCAAGAGCCACGGCCTGCTGGCCGACGACCATCGCGGACGGCTCGGGCTGGGCCTGTCCTCGGTGATTGCCGATAACCTGCGCAGCCGCGCGCGGCTGTCGCGGCACTTCGAACGGCTGATCATCCACGACCCGCGCCAGGCGCCACCGGTGCATGCGCTGAAGGACTTCCCCTCGCGCTTCCTGCCCCTGGAGCTGGGCAACCTGCGCCAGGCCCTGCTGGCGTCGGGGTCGATCCCCATGGTGATGCAAGGCGTGCGCGACCTGCCGGGCGCCGGCGCCGGCACCTACCGCGACGGCGGCCTGCTGGACTACCACCTCGACCTGCCCTACCACGGCGATGACATCGTGCTGTACCCGCACTTCACCGACCGGGTCATCCCCGGCTGGTTCGACAAAGGCCTGCCGTGGCGACGCAGCAACCAGCAAGGCTTGCAGGATGTATTGCTGCTGGCCCCCTCCAGGGACTACCTGGCCCGCCTGCCCCACGGCAAATTGCCAGACCGCAGCGACTTCAAGCGCTTCATGGGCGACGACGCGGGCCGCAACAAGTACTGGCAGACCGCGATGAGTGAAAGCCGAAGGCTGGGCGATGAGTTTCTGGAGCTGGCGGATAACGGCAGATTGGGCGAGAGACTACAGGTCCTGTAG
- a CDS encoding PepSY domain-containing protein: MKRLTALAAAGIIALTATQARAVDPDKPLKVPATVTIVAFDQLQATALALHPGSTLLDTDLDEAYGKYVYEVELEDAHGIEWDVELDALTGQVLKNHQDT, translated from the coding sequence ATGAAGCGCCTTACCGCGCTGGCCGCCGCCGGTATCATCGCCCTCACGGCGACCCAGGCCCGAGCCGTGGACCCCGACAAACCACTGAAAGTGCCGGCCACTGTTACTATTGTCGCTTTCGATCAACTGCAAGCCACGGCCCTGGCCCTGCATCCCGGTTCGACATTGTTGGACACCGACCTGGACGAGGCCTACGGCAAGTACGTGTATGAAGTCGAGTTGGAAGATGCCCACGGCATCGAATGGGACGTTGAATTGGACGCGCTCACCGGGCAGGTCCTCAAGAATCATCAGGATACGTAA
- a CDS encoding PepSY domain-containing protein has product MKVNLRVGSRVALVLLAFCSSLAARDLNQDEALALRQQGVILPLEQLLQQAMARYPGSRLLEAELEKKHGQYAYEVELVTTEGVVREIKLDARTGVLIKDEED; this is encoded by the coding sequence ATGAAGGTAAATTTACGCGTCGGCAGTCGAGTGGCGCTGGTGCTCTTGGCATTCTGCTCCAGCCTGGCGGCCCGCGACCTCAATCAGGATGAAGCCTTGGCGCTGCGCCAGCAGGGGGTGATCCTGCCGCTGGAGCAACTGTTGCAGCAGGCCATGGCGCGTTACCCCGGCTCGCGCCTGCTGGAGGCCGAGCTGGAGAAGAAGCACGGCCAATATGCCTATGAAGTGGAACTGGTTACCACCGAAGGCGTGGTGCGCGAGATCAAGCTGGACGCGCGCACCGGTGTGTTGATCAAAGACGAGGAAGACTGA